CTGATCAGCAGCCAACCCGAGAGCCCGACAAACCCGGCCAACAGGGTCTGATAGCCGTCGGGGCCCTCATTCAAGTATCCGTTCGCCCGACCGATCGCGAAATCGACATTGTCCGGTTCCGTCGTCCACGCCGTCATGACATCGACGGCAACGCGCAGCTGCTCACCCGCCTCAAACATGTTGTCGCTTCACAGAATCGCGACTGCCACCACGATGCCCAGCGCGACCTGCGCCGCGGCCACCATGAGTGCCTCGTAGTTGAACTCGTCAGCGTTGAACAACGCGTCCATGTCGATGCCGATCACCATGGTCGCGATCCGCATCATCACCACCTGGGCGATGATGCCCACCAGCCCGAAGACCGCCGATCCCACCAGCCCCTCGGCCAGTTTTCCGGATGACGAGTAGATCGCCAGTACCACGATCAGTGCCATGCTCACCATGCCTGCGGCGGACACGATGATCGCGTTCGGCTTTCCCGCGTTGACCATCTTGCGCAGCGGCCCGGGCGTGGTGAGGTCGATGGCGTAGAACCCGACCAGCATCAGCACCAGGCCGACGATCGCGTACAGAATGATGGCGCCCGCGCCCCGGCCGAGCACCGCCCAGTAACCGTGCTCCCAGTAGCCCGAATTCAGCGCCACGCTGGTCGTTGTCATCGATGTTCAACTCCGTTCACTTGCTAAGAAGTTCACTTCTGGGGGATCCGGTGTGGGACAAAGGCTGCGCCGTCGTCGGTGATCAGTC
The DNA window shown above is from Mycobacterium sp. Aquia_216 and carries:
- a CDS encoding DUF350 domain-containing protein, with translation MTTTSVALNSGYWEHGYWAVLGRGAGAIILYAIVGLVLMLVGFYAIDLTTPGPLRKMVNAGKPNAIIVSAAGMVSMALIVVLAIYSSSGKLAEGLVGSAVFGLVGIIAQVVMMRIATMVIGIDMDALFNADEFNYEALMVAAAQVALGIVVAVAIL